GAAACTGCCTTTCAAGGTATCTACAACAACCAGTAACTTTATGATTGGGGTAACGGCTGTTGCCAGTGCACTGATCTATTTCCAGAGGGGAGAAATTATTCCTGTGATTGTAGCTCCGGTTTTAATTGGGGTTGTAATCGGAAGTTTTATCGGCTCAAAAACGCTGATGGTATCAAAGACCAAAAAATTAAAAGTATTTTTTGCCATTGTTATCACCATTCTGTCAATTTACATGATGTATAACGGTATCAACAAAAGCTTCAGATAATGAAAAAGAATTTTACAGATGTAGATCTGAACCGCTCCGTAGGAAATCTTCTGAGACTGGGTGTTATTCTGTCTGTGGCAACTTCACTGATTGGTTTTATCAAGTTATTTTTTGAAGGTTTCAAAATGCCCGAAAAATATACAAGCCTTGTGGTAGGCACTTCTTCAGAAAAAGTATGGGGACATTTCTGGAATTCCCTGTGTAAAGGAGAAGGAATGGCTATTATTCAACTGGGAATTCTTCTGTTGATCTTCACCCCTTTGATGAGAATTGTTTTTGCTTTAATAGGTTATCTAAAAGAAAAAGACTACGTGTATGTAGTCATTTCTTCAATTGTTTTAGCGATTATGGCTGTGAGTTTCTTTGCAGGCTATGCCCACTAATTCTTACATTTCATAAAACTCTAACGGCAGCTGGTCAGGATCCTGGGTAAAGAAAAATTCTTTTCCCGTGAATTCATCTATGCGGATTTCTTCACAGCTCAGCCCTTTTTCTATCAGTTCATTTCGTTTTTCAGTTACATTTTCAACAGAAAAAGCGAGATGCCTTAAACCACATGCTTCGGGGCGTGACGGACGTTGCGGAGGATTGGGGAAAGAAAACAGCTCTATCACATAATGATCTCCGATCGCCAGATCAAGTTTATAAGACTGTCTTTCTTCACGGTATACTTCCCGGATGATATTCAGGTTTAAAATTTCCGTATAAAATTTCTTTGAAACTGCATAATCTGAGCAGATGATTGCAATATGATGGATCTTCATTTTCTACTTCTTGTTTGATATTATTATTTAATTTCCTTACAGCCTTCTTTTCTTCTCGTATCAATAATATACTGGATTTTCCATTCGTTATTCTGTTTTACCAACTGAAAGCTGTTAGCTCCACAATGTGATAATTTTCCCTTTAAGTAAAAAGAATAGGGCGTAAATATACTGGCCAGATTTCCATCCGAATGAACAGCTTCCACTATAATCCTTTCATCCAGATCTCCTTTTGTAAATTTTGAAACTGAATCAACAAAATCCTGTATGCTGTCACTTTTTACAGTACCATCTTTAGTAATAGTCTGAAGAACGGCGTTTTCTGCAAAGACCGATTTTACAAGCTCAGGATCTGCGTTTTTCATACCAAGGAACAGGTTATGGATAGGTTTTTCAATATCCTGATTTTTCTGACCGAATCCTGAAATACTGATAAGAAAAAGAAATACAACCATTTTATTCATAGGATAGATTTAGATAAATAAAAATAGATAAAATAAAATTTAAATTGATTAACAAATTTTAAAAATCATTTTTCTTAAATTGTGATCAAAATTATTTCATAGCTCATATGTGGATTATTTATCTGACTTTGGCCATACTTCTGCTGGTCATGACTATACTGCCAAAAATCCAGCATCCTCACTGGATATTCAGGGTTCCTGAATTTGCCAAAATACAAGTTACTTACCTTATTTTGTTCACTTTTTTATTAGGCTTTTTTACAGATTCCAAAGAATATTTATGGTATTACCAGGGTCTCCTGTTTGTGTTGTTTGTTCATCACAGCAAAACCCTCATCAGATATACGCATTTTTATCCTGTAAAAAAACACAGGCAGCAGCATAAGTCGTCTGAAAAGCTATATTTTATTTCAGCCAATGTTTATCAGTTCAATAAAGAATATGAAAGATTTACCAGGCTTATAAAAAAATATAATCCTGATTTCTTCATGACTATGGAAAGCAACAGTGACTGGGAAAAAGCAATGACTCCTTTGGAAAAAGAATACTGCTACCAACATAAAGTAACTCTTGAAAATACTTATGGCATGCACTTCTATTCAAAAGTTGAAATTAAGGAAGCCAAGACTCATTATTTTGTCGCAGATGATATTCCGAGTATCGAAATTCATATGAAAACATCTGATGGTTTTTCTTTTGTTTTCTTCGGTGTTCACCCGCCACCTCCAAGCCCCACCGAAGAAGAAACTTCTAAGGAAAGAGATGGAGATCTCCTAAGTACTGCCAAACGTGTAAAAGGTATCAAAAAACCTGTTATTGTAGTTGGAGACTTCAATAATGTTGCCTGGTCAAGATCATCTGTTCTTTTTAGAAAAACGAGTCATCTGATAGATCCGAGAATCGGGCATTCTTTCGTTTCCACATTCCATGCAAAATACCGTCTTTTAAGGTTTCCTATCGATTTGATGTTTCACAGTGAAGATATTTTTATTAAACAGCTGAAGACACTGGAAAATTTTGGTTCGGACCATCTTCCGGTATACTGCGAATTTTTCATAGATCATCACAATGATGAACAGGAAGAACTGATAGAAAAAGCTACTTCTGAAGAAAAAGCAGAAGCTGAAATCATGATAGAAGAAGGAAAGAAAGAAGAAGGCGACCGGGAAACAGTTGTTACTGAAGATTAAGCATAAAAAAAGTGGGCTTCAGCCCACTCTCCTATTAAATATTATTTTATTTTAGAATTTCATTACATCCTTCACTACTCCATTTTTCTGAGTGTGCTGTAATAATTCAGTTTCAATAAACGCTTTGATCTGTTCTTCAGAACCATTGTTTGGGAATAAAAGATGAACATTAGCTCCTGCATCCAGAGTAAAGAATAAAGGAAGTCCCATTTCTCTCCTGAAATCCCAGATTTTATTGATGACTTCAAGAGTTCCTGTTTTCATCAGGATAAAAGCGGGATCGCTCATCATCATCATAGCATGTAATGTAAGTGCTTCATGTTCTACCAGCTTAATAAAACGTTCCATATCTCCGTTTTTCAGAATCTCTTTCATTGGAACAAAATTTTCTCTTGCTTCCTGAAATCTTCTTTCGGCGTAAGGATTGGTATTCATCAAACCATGTCCTACCGTAGATGAAACACTCTTCTGCCCTTCGTGAATCAGTAAAACCCAGTCGTTAAAATTTTTGAATACTTCATGAATTTCGGCATCCGGATATTGTACTCCAAACAAATCTGAACTTCCTTCTACCTCATCAGTTTTTCCCCATACAACAAGTCCGTTATATAAGCTTCTGCATGCGCTTCCACTTCCTAATCTTGCTAAAAATGAAGCCTTTCTCAAAGATTGTTCTTCAGAGGTTTTCCCTGTAAATGAAGCATCCAATGCCATGAGACATTTTGCAATAGCTCCAAATCCTGAAGCTGAACTTGCAATCCCGGAACTGTGTGGAAATGTATTTTCTGTTCTGATAACATATTTCCCTTTTAAAATCCATGGAAGATACTGCTCTATATTTCTGAAATATTTCTCAATTTTTTCCGCAAACTTCACTTCTTCATTTCCAGCCAGAAAAGTCTGTACTGAAAAAGCTTCATTTGCAATAAATTCCATTGAGGTATTGGTTTTACAATGGTTTAAAGTGTAACTGATACTCGGGTTGGCAGGAATCTGATTCTCGTATTTCCCCCAATATTTAATCAGGGCAATATTAGAAGGACAGCTTTCTGAAACCGTTTGTGAATGAATATTGAAATTTTCTTTTCCTATAAAATCTTGTGTCGTCATAGTTTAATTTAAGTCATTATTTTGAACCACCCCGTCAAAAATTCTTTGAATTTTCGCCACCCCTCCAAGGGAGGGGAATTTTCACATCTCCAGTTGCAATTGACCTGAAAACAAGAGATCAAAAAAAAATTTAATACATCTTTTCTATAATATCTGCGTATTTTTTGGTCACTACATTTCTTTTGACTTTCAATGTAGGAGTGATTTCTCCTGTGTTGATATCAAACTCTGCAGGCATTAAGGTGAATTTCTTCACTTTTTCATAGTCTGCCAAGTGGCTCTGTAATTCTTTTAATTTCTCTTTATAAAGGTTGATTATCTTTTCATTTTTTACAGCGTCTTCCCAATTAGTGAAAGGAATATTATTTTTCTTGATATAATCCTGTAAAAACTCAAAATTTGGAACAATCAATGCTGAAACGAACTGTCTTCCTTCCGCAATCAGCATAATCTGTTGAATGAAATTATTATTGGTCAAAAGATTTTCGATCCGTTGAGGAGCAATATATTTTCCATTGGAAGTTTTCATCAAATCTTTGATTCTGTCCGTAATAATCAGGTTTCCTTTATCATCAAATTTTCCTGCATCACCGGTTTTGAACCATCCGTCTTCCGTGAATACTTTTTGGGTTTCTTCAGGCTTATTGTAATATCCTTTCATGATTCCGTTACCTCTGGCCTGAATCTCATCGTTTTCTCCGATACGCATTTCTACGCCCGGCAATGGTTTTCCGCTTGTGCCATGTTCAAAATGAGTTAAAGGGAAAAGAGTCAGTGTTGCGGTAGTTTCCGTTAATCCGTACCCTACTGTTACATGAATTCCTACAGATTCGAAGAAACGGGTAACTTCCGGTGACAGTGAAGCGCCTCCGCAAGGTAAAAACCAGAGTCTTCCGCCCATTTTCTCTTTGATTTTACTGAAAACCAATCTATCTGCAACAGCTTCTTTGAATTTTAATCCAAAAGGGACTGGTCTTTCATTTCTTCTCAATTCAGCAGTTTCCCATCCGGTTTTAAGAGCCCAATCAAAGATTTTCTTTTTTAATGATGAGCCTTCTTCCGCTTTTTCAAGAACTCCGGCATATACTTTCTGGAAAAATCTTGGTACCGCACACATGGCAGTAGGTTTTACTTCTTCCAGTGCTTTGGCTACATTTTTAGGATCTTCCAGGAAATACACTCGGGCACCTCCGTATAGACATAGTAAACTCCAGCTTCTCTCAAAAACATGGCTTAATGGTAAGAATGCCAGTGAAAGTTCTTCTTCAAAGTTTTTAAATTTAAAAAACTCAAAATGTGAGTCAAAAGCTTTGATAAAATTCCCATGGGTAAGCATTACTCCTTTCGGAACTCCTGTTGTTCCGGAAGTATAGATCAAAGTGGCAGTATCATCATTTTCTTTCTTGCAGATCTCCAGGGCTGGTGAAGCTTTTGCAATAAAATCTTCAAGATAAAAACTGTTGAATTCTTTCTTAATCCACACTGCTTTTTTAGAAACAATAATGGTTTCAAGGTTGTTTTCTTCTTTATGTAAAAACTCAAGACAGGCATCATACTGCATTTGGTTTCCTACTAAAACAGCTTTAGCTCCGGAATCGTTAATGATATGTTCTGCCTGCTCAGCGTTATTGGTTGAATAAATAGGTACCGTAACTGCACCGATGGCCATTGAAGCCAGGTCAACGATCATCCATTCGGAAGAGTTATCTGAATAAATAGCGACTCTGTCATTCTCCTGAACTCCAGCTTCCTTTAATGCATTGGCTGTTTTAAAAATAACTTCACTGAATTTTTTCCAGCTCAGCTCTTTCCAGGCTGCGTCTTTCTTTTTAAATCCAATAGCCGCTTTTATAGGATGTTTTTCTACATTTTTAAGGATTATTGCCTCTGCAAGATTCATTTCTTCAGCTTTTTGTCGTTAATATAATTATTCAGGTGAAAGTCAATACTTTCTTTTACAGGAATAAACTGATAGTTCAGTTTTTCTTTGACTTTGTGATTGGAAATGGTGTTGAATGAAGAAATGGCTTCAATATTTGATTTGGTAACCATTTTCAGTTTTGGAATCAGCCATCCGAAAAGAGTATTGGCTATTCTTCCGATATTTAATACAGATTGTGAAAGAATTCTGGCATCTTTAAGTCCCAGACGGGTTCTGACCTGTTTTGCCAGATCGGCATATCTGTTGTTTTCAGCAACGATGATAAAACGTTCTCCGAAAAGATTATTTTCCATTAGTCCTATCGCGGTATTTGCAACATCTCTCACGTCAACGTAAGCAGAACCTCCTGAAAAGGTAAAACTATTATCTTCAAAGGTAGAGAAAAGTTCCCCGCTGCTTTGAGTCCAGTTTCCGCTTCCTACGATCATTCCCGGATTGATAATAACTACATTCATTCCCTCTGCTGAAGCTCTCCATGCTTCCATTTCAGATAAATGTTTTGATATAGCATAAGCAGAGTGTTCCAGTTTTGGATTAAAATCAGAACCTTCGTCCAACTCTCCTTTTTCATTGAAATTATCAAGAACGGCAACGGAACTCACATGAAGAAATTTTTTAACGTCTGACCCCTCGCAGGCAAACAAAAGATTCTCTGTACCTTTGATATTTGTACGGTACATTTCTTTTTCATCTTTGGGATGAAAGCTTACTTTTGCAGCACAATGATACACTTCATCCACACCTCGCAGTGCTGTTGTCAAAGAATCGAGATCATCAAAATCTACGTTTACCCATTCGATCTTATTGAAAAAATCGTCGGGATTCTCCGTATAAAAGCTGTATGAATGCTTTACTTCTTTTAAATTGCTGCCTGGTCTTTTGGAAGCACGTACATTTTTACCTCTTTTAAGAAGTTCCAGTACAATTATTCTTCCCAGAATTCC
The window above is part of the Chryseobacterium sp. MA9 genome. Proteins encoded here:
- a CDS encoding long-chain fatty acid--CoA ligase produces the protein MNLAEAIILKNVEKHPIKAAIGFKKKDAAWKELSWKKFSEVIFKTANALKEAGVQENDRVAIYSDNSSEWMIVDLASMAIGAVTVPIYSTNNAEQAEHIINDSGAKAVLVGNQMQYDACLEFLHKEENNLETIIVSKKAVWIKKEFNSFYLEDFIAKASPALEICKKENDDTATLIYTSGTTGVPKGVMLTHGNFIKAFDSHFEFFKFKNFEEELSLAFLPLSHVFERSWSLLCLYGGARVYFLEDPKNVAKALEEVKPTAMCAVPRFFQKVYAGVLEKAEEGSSLKKKIFDWALKTGWETAELRRNERPVPFGLKFKEAVADRLVFSKIKEKMGGRLWFLPCGGASLSPEVTRFFESVGIHVTVGYGLTETTATLTLFPLTHFEHGTSGKPLPGVEMRIGENDEIQARGNGIMKGYYNKPEETQKVFTEDGWFKTGDAGKFDDKGNLIITDRIKDLMKTSNGKYIAPQRIENLLTNNNFIQQIMLIAEGRQFVSALIVPNFEFLQDYIKKNNIPFTNWEDAVKNEKIINLYKEKLKELQSHLADYEKVKKFTLMPAEFDINTGEITPTLKVKRNVVTKKYADIIEKMY
- a CDS encoding VOC family protein; protein product: MKIHHIAIICSDYAVSKKFYTEILNLNIIREVYREERQSYKLDLAIGDHYVIELFSFPNPPQRPSRPEACGLRHLAFSVENVTEKRNELIEKGLSCEEIRIDEFTGKEFFFTQDPDQLPLEFYEM
- a CDS encoding NAD-dependent epimerase/dehydratase family protein, whose protein sequence is MIFVTGATGILGRIIVLELLKRGKNVRASKRPGSNLKEVKHSYSFYTENPDDFFNKIEWVNVDFDDLDSLTTALRGVDEVYHCAAKVSFHPKDEKEMYRTNIKGTENLLFACEGSDVKKFLHVSSVAVLDNFNEKGELDEGSDFNPKLEHSAYAISKHLSEMEAWRASAEGMNVVIINPGMIVGSGNWTQSSGELFSTFEDNSFTFSGGSAYVDVRDVANTAIGLMENNLFGERFIIVAENNRYADLAKQVRTRLGLKDARILSQSVLNIGRIANTLFGWLIPKLKMVTKSNIEAISSFNTISNHKVKEKLNYQFIPVKESIDFHLNNYINDKKLKK
- a CDS encoding DUF1634 domain-containing protein, with amino-acid sequence MKKNFTDVDLNRSVGNLLRLGVILSVATSLIGFIKLFFEGFKMPEKYTSLVVGTSSEKVWGHFWNSLCKGEGMAIIQLGILLLIFTPLMRIVFALIGYLKEKDYVYVVISSIVLAIMAVSFFAGYAH
- a CDS encoding diphosphomevalonate/mevalonate 3,5-bisphosphate decarboxylase family protein, with translation MTTQDFIGKENFNIHSQTVSESCPSNIALIKYWGKYENQIPANPSISYTLNHCKTNTSMEFIANEAFSVQTFLAGNEEVKFAEKIEKYFRNIEQYLPWILKGKYVIRTENTFPHSSGIASSASGFGAIAKCLMALDASFTGKTSEEQSLRKASFLARLGSGSACRSLYNGLVVWGKTDEVEGSSDLFGVQYPDAEIHEVFKNFNDWVLLIHEGQKSVSSTVGHGLMNTNPYAERRFQEARENFVPMKEILKNGDMERFIKLVEHEALTLHAMMMMSDPAFILMKTGTLEVINKIWDFRREMGLPLFFTLDAGANVHLLFPNNGSEEQIKAFIETELLQHTQKNGVVKDVMKF
- a CDS encoding nuclear transport factor 2 family protein, which translates into the protein MNKMVVFLFLISISGFGQKNQDIEKPIHNLFLGMKNADPELVKSVFAENAVLQTITKDGTVKSDSIQDFVDSVSKFTKGDLDERIIVEAVHSDGNLASIFTPYSFYLKGKLSHCGANSFQLVKQNNEWKIQYIIDTRRKEGCKEIK
- a CDS encoding endonuclease/exonuclease/phosphatase family protein, with the translated sequence MTILPKIQHPHWIFRVPEFAKIQVTYLILFTFLLGFFTDSKEYLWYYQGLLFVLFVHHSKTLIRYTHFYPVKKHRQQHKSSEKLYFISANVYQFNKEYERFTRLIKKYNPDFFMTMESNSDWEKAMTPLEKEYCYQHKVTLENTYGMHFYSKVEIKEAKTHYFVADDIPSIEIHMKTSDGFSFVFFGVHPPPPSPTEEETSKERDGDLLSTAKRVKGIKKPVIVVGDFNNVAWSRSSVLFRKTSHLIDPRIGHSFVSTFHAKYRLLRFPIDLMFHSEDIFIKQLKTLENFGSDHLPVYCEFFIDHHNDEQEELIEKATSEEKAEAEIMIEEGKKEEGDRETVVTED